The Bosea sp. AS-1 region CAGAAGCAGGAACGCGCAACCCAGCGTCACGACGGTGCTCGCGAACATGCGCGCGGACGAGCCCGCGTTCGTCATCTTCGCGCTGGCAAATAGAGGCATGCGACGTCCGGCTTCGGTCCTTCGCATCGACCTAACTGTCGAAAGATTGATATCCCGTTGCCTTGACCGGCAAATTCACCCGCGAATTCAGCTTTGGCCGGGACCGTAGGGCGGGCGCGGGATCGCCATATGAGCGGCCCTGAGCGCCGCCGACCAGCGCTCGCGCAGGTCGTGGAAATAAGGCTCGCCAGCCTCGATCCGGCGGTTGAGCTCGAAATCGTCTGCATCGCGGCGCATGACGACGAGGTCGATCGGCAGCCCGACGCCGAGATTCGAACGCATCGTCGAATCCATCGAGATCAGCCCGACCTTCAGCGCGTCATAGAGATGGGTCTTGAAGGTGACGGCGCGGTCGAGGATCGGCTTGCCGTATTTGTGCTCGCCGATTTGCAGGAAGGGCGCGTCGATGCCGCATTCGATGAAATTGCCGGCGCTGTAGATCATGAAGAGCCGCATCGGCTGGCCCTTGATCTGCCCTCCGAACAGCAGGGAAAGCTCGAACTTCACGCCGGCTTCCTCGAGCGCCGGGCCGTCGATGTC contains the following coding sequences:
- a CDS encoding peptidase, with the protein product MTYCAGILVQDGLVMIADTRTNPGLDDISTFRKLHVFNWSGDRSFALATAGNLSITQSIVSFLHEGLPNPETGEIETLQNATTMFRAAQLVGRCVRHVRDIDGPALEEAGVKFELSLLFGGQIKGQPMRLFMIYSAGNFIECGIDAPFLQIGEHKYGKPILDRAVTFKTHLYDALKVGLISMDSTMRSNLGVGLPIDLVVMRRDADDFELNRRIEAGEPYFHDLRERWSAALRAAHMAIPRPPYGPGQS